The nucleotide window GGCGCCGAACCCTTCGGTGGCGATCCGGTTCCGGGTGGCCCGCCAGACTCGCTCCGGCGCATCCGCGAGGTCACGCTCGACCTGCCAGCGGAGCGCCGGATCGGCGTCGAGCAGCCAGGTCAGCAGCACCGGGTCGAGCGTCATGGACGGCAGCCTAGCCGCAGCAGACGCAGAACGCGGCCCAGCCCCGGGGAGGGACTGGGCCGCGTGTCGGCCGTTGGCGGTGAGGCCGTTGGCGGTTAGACCGTGGGCGCCGTGACGGGCTCAGACTCGGGCTCGGCCACCGGGTGCATCGGGTGCGTGCGTTCGAGCGACGCTCCCTCCACATCCACGTTGGGCAGGATGCGGTCGAGCCACTTCGGCAGCCACCAGGCCGCGTCACCGAGCAGGTGCATCACGGCCGGGATGATCAGCAGCCGCACGACGAACGCATCCAGCAGCACGCCGACGCCGAGACCGAAGCCGATCGACTGGATCATCACCGAGTTCGAGAAGACGAAGCCGGAGAAGACCGAGGCCATAATCAGCGCGGCCGCGATGACCACGGTGCGCCCGGCGTGGAAACCGCGCTGCACGGCCAGCCGCGCCGGAGCGCCGTGGGCGTACGCTTCGCGCATCCCGCTGACCAGGAACAGCTGGTAGTCCATCGCCAGTCCGAACAGCACACCGACCACCAGGATCGGCAGGAAGCTCAGGATGGGGCCCGGATCGTGGATGCCGAACAGGAAGCCGAGCCAGCCCCATTGGAAGACCGCCGTGATGGCGCCGAACGCGGCGAACAGTGACAGCACGAAGCCCAGTGTGGCCGTGAGCGGCACCAGGATCGAGCGGAACACGAAGATCAGGATGACCAACGAGAGTCCGACCACAACGAGCAGGTACAGCGGCAGGGCGGCGGCGAGTTTCTCGCTCACATCGATGTTGCCGGATGCGTTGCCGGCGACGCCGAGGGAGCTGACGCCGTCGATGTCGAGGCCGCGCAGGTCGCGCACGAGCTGCTCGGTGGATTCGCTGGTCGGCCCCTCCTCGGGGATGACCTGGAAGGCCAGCAGCATGTCATCGTCGGAGGCGCCGATCGGGGCGACAGCGACGACGTCGTTCTCCGCCTTGAGCAGGGTGCCGATGCGCACCTGTTCGGCGATGAGATCGTCGTCGGTGATGGCGGTGTCGAGGTCGGCGACCACGAGCAGTGGGCCGTTGACGCCGGCGCCGAACTTGTCGTCGACGAGCTTGTAGGCCCGGTATGCGCTCGAGTCGAGCGGCTCGGACGAGCCGGCGGGGAGCCCAAGGCGCATGGTCAGCGCGGGGAGCGCAACCACCAGCAGCACAGCGATGCCCGCGATCACGGTCACGACGGCGCGCACAGTGTTCATGGGCTTGTCGGGTGCCACGACCTTGCCAGAGGGGGTGCCGATGCGGGCGCGCGCCTTCTTGGTGAGGATCTTGGTGCCGACCAGGCCCAGCAGGGCCGGGGTCATGGTGGTCGCGATCAGGATCGCCACGAACACGCA belongs to Cryobacterium sp. SO2 and includes:
- a CDS encoding MMPL family transporter, producing the protein MASLLYRLGRFSARRAWLVIVAWVVILGLAGGAFALFGGTLTSSVSIPGTATQKVSDELAEKFPAASGGRGTVVFTTTDDSAFTAEQKTAIGELLTGAVGLDNVKSSTNPFDTQAQIDDQAQKIVDGRQQIVDATAQIDAGQAQIDAATAQLDAGQAQLDAATSQADAAGQLAAAQATLDAQQAQIDAGRATLAEQQATLDASRTELATQSTTLEDGSDLLDLAAGIRQVSTDETTAVASLQFDTSLNQVPAESKEAVVDEMESAGIDGVTAEVSNDIAASIPEILGPGEVGGVIVAAIVLFIMLGTLIGAGLPLLNALVGVGVGVLASLALSGTVEMLSVTPVLGVMLGLAVGIDYSLFILNRHRTQLRNGVALQESIGLANGTSGNAVVFAGATVLIALLALNLTGVPFLGLMGTVGAVCVFVAILIATTMTPALLGLVGTKILTKKARARIGTPSGKVVAPDKPMNTVRAVVTVIAGIAVLLVVALPALTMRLGLPAGSSEPLDSSAYRAYKLVDDKFGAGVNGPLLVVADLDTAITDDDLIAEQVRIGTLLKAENDVVAVAPIGASDDDMLLAFQVIPEEGPTSESTEQLVRDLRGLDIDGVSSLGVAGNASGNIDVSEKLAAALPLYLLVVVGLSLVILIFVFRSILVPLTATLGFVLSLFAAFGAITAVFQWGWLGFLFGIHDPGPILSFLPILVVGVLFGLAMDYQLFLVSGMREAYAHGAPARLAVQRGFHAGRTVVIAAALIMASVFSGFVFSNSVMIQSIGFGLGVGVLLDAFVVRLLIIPAVMHLLGDAAWWLPKWLDRILPNVDVEGASLERTHPMHPVAEPESEPVTAPTV